One genomic region from Cydia amplana chromosome Z, ilCydAmpl1.1, whole genome shotgun sequence encodes:
- the LOC134661111 gene encoding uncharacterized protein LOC134661111, whose amino-acid sequence MESILPPPPPFVFDNNLENVTSGNLSVEWTKWKKAFNIYFDACELSKKEEKVQISILLHVIGERAREVYQQFESECTTLKSLIARFDKFFLPKKNLTIERHRFFTRCQHDGESIEQYAFELRKLSATCEIGTLMQDLIRDRLICGIKKDALRERLLREPELTLSKSLDICNLAQMSKMQAGAIKQESVEHNAHVVENNPKHNTEYNWNSEGGQIWGVSHRGAPAHRGTARSRGRGGRYQTPARYPATPRPSPARRNQLFNRQVRDVNNSANNDSANMSCSRCGLPHGSSRCPAIGRRCLKCNSYDHFSRMCNVYEVRAEENNNQGGDSS is encoded by the exons ATGGAATCTAtcttgccgccgccgccgcctttTGTTTTCGATAATAACCTGGAGAATGTGACCTCTGGCAATTTGTCTGTAGAATGGACTAAGTGGAAGAAAGCGTTTAATATTTACTTCGACGCGTGTGAGTTATCGAAGAAGGAGGAAAAGGTGCAAATTAGTATTTTGCTGCACGTTATTGGAGAACGGGCTCGTGAAGTGTACCAACAGTTTGAATCGGAATGCACGACTTTGAAGAGTTTGATTGCGCGGTTTGATAAGTTTTTTTTGCCGAAGAAAAATTTAACTATAGAGCGGCACAGGTTTTTTACACGTTGTCAGCATGATGGTGAATCTATTGAGCAGTATGCTTTTGAGCTCCGGAAGCTGTCTGCCACTTGTGAGATCGGCACGCTAATGCAAGATTTGATAAGAGATAGGCTGATTTGCGGCATAAAAAAAGACGCACTACGGGAACGATTGTTACGTGAGCCGGAACTGACGTTGAGTAAATCTTTAGATATTTGTAATTTGGCCCAGATGTCTAAGATGCAAGCAGGGGCTATAAAGCAAGAGTCTGTGGAACATAATGCACATGTTGTAGAAAATAATCCTAAGCATAATACGGAGTACAATTGGAATAGTGAAGGTGGTCAAATTTGGGGGGTAAGTCACCGAGGAGCGCCGGCGCATCGTGGCACGGCGAGGAGTCGGGGGCGCGGTGGCCGTTATCAGACCCCCGCCCGCTACCCCGCGACCCCGCGCCCGAGTCCTGCGCGGCGAAATCAGCTGTTTAATCGACAAGTGCGTGATGTTAACAATAGTGCTAACAACGACAGTGCTAATATGTCGTGTTCGCGGTGTGGTTTGCCTCATGGCAGTTCAAGGTGTCCGGCCATTGGTAGAAGGTGTTTAAAGTGTAACAGTTATGACCATTTTTCGCGGATGTGCAATGTATACGAGGTGCGAGCTGAGGAAAACAATAATCAG GGTGGTGATTCCTCCTGA
- the LOC134661124 gene encoding 1-acyl-sn-glycerol-3-phosphate acyltransferase alpha yields the protein MSAFNVVLGCVMALLIILFTTSAIARYYIKFVLFVVASVIFSTAPLPLMLFRPFDPKNALIPAALLRWTARLLLGIRFEVRGLENIDNSRGTVVLLNHQSCLDLYVLAVLWPLMARCTVISKRTMQYLVPFGTAAWMWGTVFIDRGSRSAHDALNVQATAVKKEKRKLLLFPEGTRHSGDKLLPFRKGAFHVAMDAGAPIQPVVASKYHFLDDKRHKFGSGDVIVTILPMVETSGMTKDDLSLLIEKTQVEMQDTFTRTSAETLARHASKQHAD from the exons ATGTCGGCATTCAACGTTGTGCTGGGCTGCGTGATGGCGCTGTTGATAATCTTGTTTACAACCAGCGCTATCGCCCGATATTAtattaag TTTGTACTTTTTGTGGTCGCCTCGGTTATATTTTCGACAGCTCCACTACCTCTGATGTTGTTTAGACCGTTCGACCCGAAGAATGCTTT AATTCCAGCAGCTCTTCTAAGGTGGACGGCAAGGCTACTTCTAGGCATTCGATTCGAAGTACGAGGTCTAGAGAACATTGACAACTCGAGGGGCACGGTGGTCCTCCTAAATCACCAGAGCTGCCTCGACTTGTATG TGCTGGCGGTCCTGTGGCCGCTGATGGCACGCTGCACGGTCATCTCCAAGCGCACCATGCAGTATTTGGTGCCGTTTGGAACCGCTGCTTGGATGTGGGGCACGGTGTTCATCGATCGGGGCTCTCGCTCGGCACACGACGCCCTTAATGTGCAAGCAACGGCTGTCAAGAAAGAGAAG CGAAAACTGCTCCTGTTCCCCGAGGGCACACGGCACAGCGGTGATAAGCTGCTGCCCTTCCGCAAGGGCGCCTTCCACGTGGCCATGGATGCCGGAGCTCCCATACAGCCGGTGGTCGCCTCCAAGTACCACTTCCTGGACGACAAGCGACACAAGTTTGGATCAG GAGACGTTATCGTCACAATATTGCCGATGGTTGAAACGAGCGGCATGACCAAAGATGACCTCTCGTTGTTAATAGAAAAGACTCAAGTTGAAATGCAGGATACCTTTACGCGGACGTCGGCAGAGACGCTAGCTCGGCACGCGTCAAAGCAACATGCTGATTAA
- the LOC134661114 gene encoding 1-acyl-sn-glycerol-3-phosphate acyltransferase alpha-like, with protein MWDVAIYLFIISTVAYVLKELFSETPNFVKFKLKFLIYYVWTSTISLMLMPFFMLDPKNVKNILFSVAIIKHITKVIEIKWHLRNGKVLAEDRGAVIVSNHQSTIDVLGMFNIWHVADKVAAVARKELFYVWPFGLAAYLCGVVFIDRNNPKDAYKTLQVTSDIMIKNKTKIWLFPEGTRNKDFTSLLPFKKGAFNIAVAAQVPIIPVVFSPYYFINRPKYIFNKGHVIIQCLEPVPTAGLTMADVPELIQRVRGIMEATYKELSKEVLSALPPDYPLYTQN; from the exons ATGTGGGATGTagcgatttatttatttataattagtaCGGTGGCTTATGTCCTTAAAGAATTGTTTTCTGAGACTCCTAATTTCGTGAAGTTCAAATTGAAATTTCTTATTTACTACGTATGGACCTCTACCATATCGTTGATGTTGATGCCATTCTTCATGCTAGACCCGAAGAACGTGAAAAATATCTT ATTTTCTGTTGCAATTATTAAACACATAACAAAAGTAATTGAAATTAAGTGGCACCTAAGAAATGGGAAAGTCTTGGCAGAGGATCGTGGAGCGGTGATAGTGTCCAACCATCAGTCAACTATTGATGTCCTAG GCATGTTCAACATTTGGCATGTAGCTGACAAAGTCGCTGCAGTGGCTCGTAAAGAGTTATTTTACGTATGGCCCTTTGGCTTGGCAGCATATCTCTGCGGGGTGGTGTTTATCGACAGAAACAACCCAAAAGATGCTTACAAAACACTCCAAGTGACATCTGATATTATGATCAAAAATAAG ACGAAAATATGGCTGTTTCCCGAAGGCACCAGAAATAAGGACTTCACTAGCTTGCTGCCGTTCAAGAAGGGAGCGTTTAATATAGCCGTGGCTGCGCAAGTACCCATCATCCCCGTCGTATTCTCGCCATACTATTTCATCAACAGGCCGAAGTACATTTTCAACAAAG GTCACGTCATAATACAGTGCCTGGAACCGGTGCCCACGGCCGGGCTGACCATGGCCGACGTGCCGGAGCTCATCCAACGAGTGCGCGGCATCATGGAGGCCACCTACAAGGAACTCTCCAAGGAGGTGTTGAGCGCTCTGCCGCCAGACTACCCGCTCTATACTCAAAATTGA